TGCTTCACCCAGTACTCCTGGAAATGCATCGTGCCTCCGGGTATTTCGACCCGGGTCGTCACGGGGGTATCGGCCATCGGCAGCACGGTGGCATCCACGCCGAGGCGGTTGCACAGGATACGCGTCGCCTCGGTGAGCGTCAGCCCTTTCCTGAGCATCTCCCCGCGGACGATCATGACACCGCGGTCGCGGTCGCCGACGCGAATATACTCCTCTTCCCCGAGCCGGGCCACAAAATCATGCGTGATGAACGTATCGTCCGCAATACCCCACCATGTGTCGGTATTGAGAAGCCCGGCAAAGAGGTACATGACGGTATCGATGTCGGGAGAGAGGTGTCCGCCCGAGATCCACATGTCCTCCGCGGTGTTCACGACAACCGAGATCTCCGCATCCCCGAGGAATACCCGCATGCCGCGGAGCAGCTTCGGCGTGCCCGTTCCACCCGAAAGAAACGTGAGCATACTCACACAATCTTTTTTAACCATATATATTGATTCTTTACTGAAATCCGGATGAAAATCATCAAGGACCCCGTTCACGGCTATGTAGAGGTGAGCGAAGCCCTTCTTCCCGTTCTCGATTCCCCGCCGGTCCAGCGTCTCCGGTATATCAGGCAGCTGGGATTTTCCCATCTCGTCTACCCGGGCGCCAATCATACACGGTTCGAGCATGCCCTCGGGACGATGCACCTGGCGTCGCTGCTCTGCCATAAGCTGGACCTTGATGCGGACGACCGTGTTCTCGTCACCACCGCCGCCCTTCTCCACGACATCGGCCACGGACCGTATTCGCATGCAACCGAGGTGCTGATGCGGGAGTATACGGGCAGGACCCACACGGATATCGGGCCTGTCCTGTGCGATGAAGCCCTCTCGGTGCAGTGTGAGGCGCTGGGCACGGACCCCGGTGAGATTGCCGCCATCGTGCAGGGCAACCACCGGCTCGCGGGAATCATTCACGGTGAGCTCGACGTGGACCGGATGGACTACCTCCTTCGCGATGCACACTATACGGGGGTGCCATACGGGACGGTGGACGCACACCGGCTGATTCACAGCATCATGCTGACGGATTCGGGGATCGTCCTTGATGAATCGGGAATCAACGCCGCAGAGTCGCTGCTGATTGCGCGGACGCTGATGCGGCCTGCCGTCTACTTCCATCACGTGGGCAGGATTGCCGAACGCATGATCCTCCACGCCGCCATAGAGCACATGAGCATTACGGGCATCGACCAGACAGGCAGGCTGCTTGCCATGGACGATGCGGCATTTATCAGGGAGTTGTGCACCTCGCCGTCGCCCGTGGCGCAGGAGATCACCGGCCGGGTACTGCACCGCCGCCTCTTCAAGAGAGCGCTCTGGGCCGGCCGCGACCTTGTCAATGCCCCCGCATTGCAGGGACGGACCGGAATTGCCGGGGAGCGGACGATCGCAGCTGAGATCGCGGAGAAAGCCGGTGTCGATGCGGGCTCCGTGCTCGTGGACATCCCGCCGTTTCCCACAACAATGTCGGTGGAGGTGCAGGTGACCAACCGGCACGATCTGGTGGATCTCGAACAGATATCGCCGCTCGTTAAAACGCTCAACGACACGCGGCGCAGCCAGTGGCGGATGGGCGTGTACGCTCCCCCGGACATCCGGGATAGGGTCGCCGTGGCGGCCGCCGATGTCCTTCACCTCAAAAAACCCACGAAACAGGACAAACTCAGCATATAAGGACAGGATTTGTGCTTATGACAAAACGATACGTAGTCGGAATCACCGGGGCAAGCGGTATTATCTACGCACGTCGCCTTCTGGAAGTGCTGTGCGAGAAGGCGGAGGTCTATATCATCATTACGGAGATGGGCCGGCGCATCGCCGAGTACGAGGGCATCGATCTCGCCGGATTCGATGCCGTCTATGAGGAAAACACCGATATGTTTGCCGAGATCGCGAGCGGATCGTTTCGGTACGACGGCATGATCATCCTCCCGTGCAGCATGAAGACGCTCGCCTCGATTACCGCGGGCGTGGCCGGCAACCTCCTGACACGCGCCGCGGATGTCTGCCTGAAGGAGAAAAGGACCTGCATCCTGATGCCGCGGGAGATGCCGCTCTCCCGCATCCACCTGCGAAACATGCTTGCCGCGGACGAAGCGGGAGCCACCGTGATGGTGACGAGCCCCGGTTTTTATACCCGCCCGGAGACAATCGACGATCTGGTCGACATGGTCGTGGCACGCGCCCTGGACCATCTCGGTGTCGAGCACCACCTGAGTACGCGCTGGAGCGGATATCCATGAGAGCTTTTATCGAACAGATGCGGGAGCGGGGGCTGGTCGAGGATATCGAAGAACCCGTCTCCTCCGTCTACGAAGCACCGAAACGGGCGGCCGCAACGGACCGCCTGCTCTTCTTCCATGATATCGACGGGCACCGGGCGGTGATGAACGCCATCGCAACCCGGAAAGCGCTCGCCGTCGCGCTCGGGATGGAAGAGCGGGACATGGTGCGGCAGCTTGCGGGCGCCCGCCCGGACGGGGTGATCGAGGAGCGGGGAAGGCTGTCCCTGCAGGAGCCCGACCTCCGCTCACTGCCCGTCATGAAGCATTACCCCCTCGATGCGGGCCGGTACCTGACGGCGGGAATTGTCTTCTCCGCATACGGCGGGATAGAAAACGCCTCCATCCACCGGATGCTCGTCCTCGACGAGCGCCGCCTTGCCGCACGGATCGTGGAGGGACGGCATACCGACACGCTGCTCGCGGCAGCGCGGGAGGAGGGGGAGCGCCTGCCTGTCGCGATCGCCGTCGGCACGCATCCGGCGGTCACGTTCGCCTCCTGCACACGGGTTCCGGAGGGAAAGGAGCTTGCCTATGCGGCCGGACTCTCGGGAGGCACGCTGCCGGTTTCCACATGCGGCAACGGGATCCAGGTTCCGCCTGCGGAGATCGTGTTCGAGGGCTATATCGGGACGGAAAAAACCGCCGAAGGGCCCTTCGTGGACATCACGGGAACATACGATCCGGTGCGCCAGCAGCCCGTCATAGAGCTGACCGGCATGCACACGGCGAAGGATCCGATATACCACGGCATTCTTCCCGGAGGTGCCGAGCATAAGGTGCTGATGGGCGTCCCGTACGAGCCGTCCATCTACCGCGCCGTCGCGGGTGTAACACGGGTCGGAAATGTCGTCCTCACCACCGGCGGCTGCGGCTACCTTCACGCCGTCATCCAGATACGGAAAAGCACACAGGGAGACGCCAAAAATGCGATCATGGCGGCATTCGCGACGCATACCTCGCTCAAGCACGTCGTGGTGGTGGATATGGACATCGATATCTTCGATGGAGAGGACGTGGAGTACGCGATCGCCACCAGGGTGCGGGGCGACCGCGACCTCATGGTTATCTCCGGAGTCCGGGGTTCGTCACTCGATCCCTGCCGGAGTGCCGACGGCACGAACGTAAAGGTAGGGATCGACGCCACAATGGTGATGGGGGAAGAGGACAAATTCATTCGTGCGGAGTGGTCGTAAACGTGTTTCTTGACAACGATGATGAAAAGATACTCGCGGGTGAGTACGGCGAAACCCGGCAAAAAATGATGGAGATCCTGGTCGGTCTCGGCAAGGTCTTCGGTGCCGGGGAGCTCGTGCCGATTGCAAGCGCCCAGATTGCAGGCGCCTCGTACAAGACGATCGGTAAGTGGGGGCTGGAATGGCTCAAAAGCCTCGACGCCCGGGTTGCGGTCCCCTCGGTACTGAACCCGATCGGCATGCCCCGCGAGCGGTGGGAGGAGATGGGGATTTCCCGGGAGTTCGCGGAGCGGCAGATGGCGGTCATCGATGCCTACCACCGCCTCGGCGTGCGCCTCGAGTGCACGTGCACTCCCTACTACCTGAGCATCACGAACTACGGGGATCATCTTGCGTGGTCGGAGTCGTCAGCGGTCGCCTATGCAAACTCTGTCATCGGGGCGCGCACGAATCGCGAGGGGGGGCCGAGCGCCCTTGCGGCGGCAATCATCGGGAAGACCCCGAAGTACGGGCTGCACATCTTCGACAACCGCCTGCCGCAGGTGGCGGTCAGGGTGGAGATGCCGGAAGGAAACGCCCACGCGGGGCACTTCGGCGCAATCGGGTACCTCGCCGGAAAGGAGGTCGGAAACAGGATACCGATCTTCCTCGGGATGCGGCCGAACCGCGACAGCATGAAGGCGATGGGGGCTGCCATGGCGGCCACCGGCGCCGTCGCCCTCTTCCATGTGGACGGCATCACGCCCGAGGTACGGGTGATGCGCCAGCGGTCCCGCATGGATGTGGAGGCGCTTGAAACCATCACGATCGAAGCGGACGCCATCGAGAAGCTCTTTACCGACGTGCCCGTGGACGCGGTTGCAATCGGCTGCCCCCACTGCTCCGCTCAGCAGCTCGAGACGATCGCCTCCCTCCTTCAGGGGAAGAAGACGACAAAGCCGCTCTATATCTTCGCCGCCCGAGGAGTCGTGCAGGCGAACCGGCATGCGGTGGCGGCGATCGAGCAGAGCGGGGCGAAGGTCTTCGAGGACACCTGCATGGTGGTATCGCCGGGCATGGACCGGTTCCGGGGCATCATGGTGGATTCCGGCAAGGCTGCAAGCTACATCCCGAATATGTGCGGCTCGGTGGCCCGGATAGGCACGCTTGAGGAGTGTATTCGGGAAGCGACGGCCTGAGGAATCTAATTCTCTTTTATCTGCAGCATGCGCCGGCAGTAGCTGTCCACGGCGCCGAAGACGGCAAGGCGGACGGCCCTCTTCTGATCGGGATCCTCGCAGTGGAACGCGATAAAGTCCAGAAGGCGTGCGAAATAATCGAATCCGGGGTACGATTCGAGGAAGTGTTCGAGGCAGAGCGCCGCAGGACCCTGCCGGCCTTTGAAATATTCGAACGCAAAATCGACAATCTGCAGGACGTGCGACGGCATCGAGACCTCTTCCGCAGCAGTGCGGAATTCCGTGAAGAGCGCTGTTCCCTGCATGAAAAATGAGGTCCTGAGCCCGTAATATACCGGCTCGATCTCCCGCGGATAGCGCTGCCTCATGTCCCGGATCAGCTCTATCGCGGCATCCAGTTCCCCCTGGTTAAAGTTCCTGAAATACGCCTCGCGGAAAAAGACGATATCGCCCGGAAACCTCCCGAGAGCGATCTGGAGCAGTTTTGCGAGGGTGACACCGTTCGCATCCTCCTTGGCGATTTTTATACCGAGATGCAGGTACCACTGCTCGTCGGGAAACCATTCGACCGCCGAAAACAGCATCAACCAGAAGGGTTTCTCCATCCATTTCGCCGTTGCAAGGATCCCCTTTACAATCAGGTTGTGCCGCGGCTTCCAGGTGCTGAGATCCTCCATCGCCTGCCGCGAGAGCTTCGCATAGTTCCATCTGCTGCCGGGGTTGTACCCGGGCTCCTGCGAGCCGTCCTTGTAGAGGGCATAGTAGCAGTAGGCAAACCACGTCCCGACCTTGGCGTCGTGCTTCTTGTAGGGTTTGAGGTAATACGACGCCTCGAGATATTTCCCGGCCCTGATGAGGTGGATGGCGGCAGCCACGTGGATGCCGCTTTTCTTCTCCTTGTTCCGCTTGATGGCGGGAGCCAGCTCAGTGACCCGGGCGACGAATTTCTGATCGCCGATGCGGCGGCTGCCCCCGAAGAGGTGAAACACGACGGCGTCGATGAATTCGTCGTGGGCTGCATCGGGGATTTTGACCGTGGCTTTTTCAAGAATCGAGGCCACCTGGCCGAAAAAGACAGGGAGATTCTGTTCGATCGCCTCGATATTCCGGTCGATATAGACAAATAATTCAGCCCGCATATGTTCGAGCTTTTCCTCAATCACGGCATCCGGGACAAAACCCCGCTCCATGTTTATTATTACGGTAAAAATACGATATAAAACACGCGATCCGCCCGATTCCGAATTCGAGTGATATCTACACATTTTACAGGAAATACACATGATTTTCACGACATCCGGGGGGAGAGAGACCCGTCGCCGCCCGCGACACTGAGGAAGTGCATCCCCGGCTCCTCTTCCTCTCCCGCACCACATTTATCTCCCTCCTCTCCCAATGCATTCCCGTACCAGGGCCGGCATTCGACCGGAACCCGGGAGTTTTCATGAAAAAAATTGCCGTACTGCTCACCCATCTCTTTGAGGATTCCGAATTTCTGTACCCGACCGACGCTTTTCGAAGAATCGGCCATTTAATCGTCCCGATCGGCGTGAAACGCGATGAAATGGTATGGGGCAAAACCGATCATACGCCCGTGAAGATCGAGCGGGCGGTTGCCGAGGTCTCGGTTGCCGATTTCGATGCCCTGCTGATACCGGGCGGATACTCGCCCGACAAGCTGCGTGTCCACGAAGAGATCGTCGGTTTCGTGCGTGCTTTCGTCGAAAGCGGCAAACCCGTCTTCATGATCTGCCACGGGCCGCAGCTGCTGATTACCGCGGGGGTGCTCGGCGGCCGCCGGGTAACCGGCTACGCCTCGATCGTTCAGGACATCAAAAACGCCGGTGCCACCTTCGTCGATGCGGAGGTCGTGGAGGACGGAAACCTGATTTCGAGCAGAGACCCCCGGGATCTTGCAGCGTTTACGAAGGCTGCGCTCGCCCGCCTGGGCTGACGGCATGGTGCACGACCTCGTCGCCGCCACGCACATCCATCCGGCGCTCTCCGGGGTGGTGCAGAAGACCGCCGGGGCGGTGACGGGCGCCGGAAAGGGCAGGGCGGGATTCTCACATACCTATAAATAACGCCCGGCGGCAACCCTTCCTTCATCAGATGGAATATTTCACGTTCAGCCACATGGAGTTCCGGAAATCGCGCCCGCTGATTCTCGGCGCAATCATCCTCATCTACACCGTCATCGAAGTCGTTGTGCATTTCTTTCTCGGAATTTCAACAGGGTACACCCACTTTTACTACATCTTTCTGGTGCCGGTTGCCATCCTCTTTTACCGGAAGGCAGTCTTTTTCGGCCTGTACCTTACGGGGCTGCATATCGGCATCGAATACCTGCTCACCGGCGGCATGGTCGGAACCGACGCCCTGGTGCGAGGGGCCATGTTTCCGATCGTCGGCCTGATTTCCGGCCTGATTTTCGAGAGGATCGAATACGAACGGGGCGATCTGATCGAGTACCTGCTGGAAAGGAGCCTCCGGCGGGAGGCGCCGATCGGAGAGAACGTCGACGCCGCCGCCGAAAGAACGGAGGCAGGGAGCCGGGTGCATGCTTACCGCCGCGAGGCGAATGTCCGGGGACTGATCGCAGGACTTTCGAGCCGCGACATGGAAACCCGGTACCGTTCGGCGATTGCCCTCGGGGACCTTCGCACCGGGGAGGCGGTTCAGGCCCTCTCGCAGGCGCTCCATGACGAGAACAGCGGTGTGCGCTGGGAGGCGGCCGAGGCGCTCGGGAAGATTGGAAAGCCGGCCATTTCCGCACTTATCGGGGCGCTGGACGATCCCGACGCAGACCTGCGGTGGCGGGCGGCGCTCGCACTCGGGGAGATCGGTGACGAGGAGGTCATCGCACCGCTCGTGCTGGCGCTCGGCGACCCGGACGAATATGTCCGCAGCCGGGCGGTCGTATCTCTCGCGGCAATCGGCCGCCCCGCAATCGGGCCGCTTCTGCTCATTATCAGGTCGGGTGGCGAAACCGCACGAGAAGGGGCCGCCAGTGCGCTTCTCAGGATTACCGAGGAGACCGGCATCGATCCCGCCGCAGAGACGGAGGAGTTTGATGACGAGATCCGGCAGGAGCTCAGGGAGGCAATCGAAACTGCCAAAACATCACGGGGCCATTAATTTACCAGGAGGCAGGATACGTGGAGGAGGACGACAGGATAGAAAAAGCGGTCGAACGGATCCGGATGGGAACTCTCGACGAGAAGCATGAGGCAGTGCGGGATCTGGGCAGGATCGGCGAACCGGCGGTCGATCCGATCATCGAGACAATCGTCGAAGAGACGGACAACGACCTGCGCTGGTATCTCAGCCAGGCACTCGTAAAAATCGGTGTTCCCGCGATAGAACCGCTGGTCCTCTCCCTCCAGGTCCTGCAGGATGATGACGCACGGCGGTATCTTGCCGCAGTCCTCGGCACGATCGGCACCCCCGCTATACCGGCGCTCCTTGACCTGCTTGCTCACGATCACGAGGACGTTCGGGGTTTTGCCGCACTGGCCCTCTGCCGGATCGGCCAGCCGGCGGTCGAGCCCCTGCTCGCGATGATGGATGAGACCGAGGGTGTCGCCCATACCTGCGCCGCGCTTACGCTCTGGAAGATGGGGGAGCTGGGCCCCGAAGCACTTCAGGACTATTTCACGCGGACAAAAGAGATATAACGTTTTTTAGCGGAGCCCGAGCAGCTCCGCGGAAGGGAAGTCCCGCACCCATTCCCGCAGGGACAGCCCGTTTACATACCGCATCAGTTCCTCGCGGTCTCGTTCATAGTAGAGATGGGCGGAGACCGAGGTATGGGAGTACCATCCCGGCAGAAGCCCGAGGCTGTCCGCGATATGTTTCTGCAGGTGGGCGAGCGCGTACATGTTCGCGCCGAGCGCCGAGAGCATGTCGTTTGAGCGGAACTCCATGTGCATGTTGAGCTTTCCGTCGCGGGCAAGGCACTGGATCCGCTGGAGGCAGGGCGGGTGAGCGGACGTGCCGTCTTTTACCGGGAACCAGGTGATGCCGAGCGCCCGCCGTGTCGTCGGCTCGTCCCTGATTTTGCGGATGATGTAGTCGATCTGGTCGATCCCGTTCCCGTCGCCGTCGCCGGAGAACCCCTCTCCCAACTCGCGGGGATAGTCAAAGAGCCGGTCGTGGTAGGTGTACACGAAATCGCTCTCCGAGCCGGAGAGCAGATCGCTCGCGTACTGCTGCATCGCCTGCTTCCCGAACATGTTGTGGGGGCTGACCATATACTCGGCGAACGGATTCCCGATGTGAATATTCAGCGGTTCCGGAAGTTCCAGCGTCTTCTCCCCGTCCTCCGTCATCAGGAACACGCCATATTTAAGAATAGCCCTGATCACTTCCTCGTGTGCCTTGCCGATGCAGTGGCTGCGAACGTTATACATAATACTTTTCCATCTCCGGGGTGCGCATGTGCATATGTACTGGCCCTCTCACCATGCAAGGATGTTGCGATATGAAACGGCGGAAGCCGGTGCCGGGGCGGCACGTTCACTCCCCGACACCAAGGCATAAATCGAATCCTGCCCATTGATAAACCATGCAGGGGCCGGCAGCATCTCCCGACGTGGACGCATATTTCAGGACGCTTGCGGAGGGGCTGGCCGGGGCGCTTGCCGTCGCAGGGCAGGCGCGGAAGCACGGGACCGACCCCCGGCTGGAAGTGGAGATCCCGGTCGCAAACGACCTTGCCGACCGGGTGGAGGCCCTCCTCGGGTATACGGGTGTCGCCGTCCGGCTGCGCGAACTGGAATCCGTGATGTCGCGTGAGGAGGCGGCATTGAAGATCGGCGACGACTTTGTCGACAGAAGGTTCGGCGAGACGACACGCGAGGAGATCCTCGATCACGCGATCCGTACCGCGATGGCGCTTCTCACCGAGGGCGTCGTGGCGGCCCCCACCGAGGGGATCGCGAAGGTCGGGATCGGCAGGAACGACGACGGATCCGAGTACCTGAAGATCTATTATGCGGGCCCCATCCGGAGTGCGGGAGGAACGGCGCAGGCGCTCTCCGTGCTTGTCGGGGATTATGTCAGGCGGTCGCTCGGGATTAACCGGTATATCCCGCGGCCCGAAGAGGTCGAGCGGTACATCGAGGAGATCCGCCAGTACAACAACATCATGAGCCTCCAGTATGTCCCGAGCGAGCGGGAGCTGCGCCTGATCATCGAGAACTGCCCGGTCTGCATCGACGGCGAACCCACGGAGTCGCAGGAGGTTTCCGGGTACCGGAATCTCGAGCGCGTGGAGACAAACGTCGTCCGGGGCGGCATGGCGCTCGTGATCGCGGAGGGGCTCGCCCTCAAGGCCCCGAAGGTCCAGAAGAACGTCAGGAAGATGAAGATCGAGGGCTGGGCATGGCTCGATGAACTCCTTGCCGGAGCATCCGCGAAGGGCGGCGACGATGACGACGGCCCGGGCGCCGCCATCAAACCGAAGGACAAATACATCCGCGACCTGATCGGCGGCAGGCCCGTCTTCGCATACCCGATGCGGAAGGGGGGGTTCCGGCTGCGGTACGGACGGTCGAGGAACACCGGCTTTGCGGCGGCGGGGTTCAATCCCGCGACCCTTCATATCCTCGGCGATTTCCTTGCGGTCGGTACGCAGATGAAGGTGGAGCGTCCGGGTAAGGCCGCGGGCGTCGTTCCCGTCGATACCATCGAGGGGCCGACGGTGCTCCTGAAAAACGGCGATCTGCTCCGCATCGACGACGCGAAAGAGGCGGTGCGATTGTCGAAGCAGATCGACGAGATCCTCGACGTGGGCGAGATGCTGGTGAGTTTCGGGGAGTTTCTCGAGAACAACCACCCGCTCGTGCCCGCCTCCTATTGTGAGGAGTGGTGGCTTTTGGAGGGGGGAATTAAGCCTCCCGCCGATGAACTGGAGGCAATCGCGATGGCGCTCGGGGGCGGTTACCTGCACCCCCGGTGGACGTACATGTGGGACGACCTCACGCCCGGGCAGATCCTCGAACTTTCCGATCGCGTCGCTGAGCACGGCAGCGTCGCGGGCGGCGTGCTCTCGCTTCCCCTCTCTTCCGGCGCAAAGCCCCTTCTCGAGGAGCTGCTCGTCCCCCATCAGGTGCGCGAAGGTATCGTCCGTATCGGCGAGCCCTACGTGCTCCTCGCCTGCCTCGGCCTTTCGAGCCAGTGCGTGAAGCGGGCGGTCTGGAACGATGCGCCGGACGGTTCCCCGCTTGCGCTCGTCATGCACTGTGCCGGGTTTTCGATGCGTTCGAAGGCGGGAACGCGGATCGGCGGGCGGATGGGCCGTCCCGGCAAGTCCAAGCCGCGGGAGATGCGGCCGCCGCCCCACACCCTCTTCCCCGTCGGCGACGCGGGCGGGTCGCGCCGCTCGCTGCAGGAGGCGGGATCCTCGAAGGCGTACTCGAACCAGGACGGCGGCATCATCGCGGTCGATGTGGGGAGGCGGCGGTGCCCGGCCTGCGGGGCGGTGGCGTTCAAGAACCTCTGCGAATGCGGCAGCCACACGGAACCCGTCTATCTCTGCCCCCGCTGCCACCGGGAGACGACGGAGGAGCGCTGCCCCGCCTGCGACGTGCCCGCCGAATGCATGCAGACGATCAATCTCAATGTCAGGGCGGAGTATGCGGAGGCCCTCGCGGCGCTCGGCATGCGCGAGTCCGACCTGAAGCTCGTGAAAGGCGTCAAGGGAATGATTTCACGGGAGCGTACCGTCGAAGCGCTTGAAAAGGGCCTGCTCCGTGCAAAGCACGAGATCTTCGTCTTCAAGGACGGGACGATCCGGTACGACATGATCGACCTGCCGCTCACCCATATCCGGCCGCACGAGATCGGGGTGTCCGTCGACCGTTTGCGGGAGCTCGGGTATTCCCGTGACATCCACGGCGAGCCGCTTGTGCATGACGATCAGGTGCTGGAGCTCCGCCACCAGGACATCCTCGTCTCCGAAGACTGCGGGAACTTCCTGGTACGGGTGGCGACATTCGTGGACGAGATGCTCGAAAAGATCTACGGTCTCCCCCCCTACTACGGCGTTTCCACCAAGGAAGAGCTGGTCGGCCACCTCCTCATGGGGCTCGCGCCGCACACCAGCGCAGGCGTGCTCGCCCGCCTCATTGGGTTTTCCCGCGCAAACGTGGGGTACGCCCACCCGTTCTTCCACGCGGCGAAGAGGCGGAACTGTTTTGCGGGCGAGACGGAGATCCGCGTCTACGACGGCCATGCGTGGCACGACACGCCGATCCGGGAGTTCGTGCTCGAGAACTTCGATGTCTCCCGGCCCGGTATCGACCGGGCGGGCACCTACTATTCAGACCCCCTGCAGCCCTATTATGTACCCTCACTCGACGCCCACGGCACGGTCCGCCTCCGCCGGGTGACCTCCGTCTCGGTTCACAAGGCGCCCGCTACCCTGATCCGGTTCGGGACGCGGCGGGGCCGGAGCGTCACGGTGACGCCCGAACACACGATGCTGGTGTCGGACCTCGGGTACATCCGCCGCCTGAAAGCGATGGAGCTCGCCGAAGGCGACTGCATACCGCTCTTCGAAGGGGGCGCCATGATCACCGACCGCGTGGCGGAGCGGACCGTGCTTGAATCGGCGGAGGAGTTCGTGTACTGCGTCACGGTCGCCGAAGACCACACGCTGGTCGCAAACGGCATCTTCACGGGCCAGTGCGACGGCGACGAGGACTGCATCATGCTGCTCCTCGACGGCCTGATCAACTTCTCCCGCTCGTACCTTCCCGAGACCCGCGGCGGCTCGATGGACGCTCCGCTCGTGCTCACGAGCCGCATCGACCCGTCCGAGATCGATAAGGAGAGCCACAACGTCGATGCCTGCACCACCTACCCCCTCGAACTCTACACGAAAGCGCTCGAATACGCCCACCCGAGGGATCTCGCAGGGATTATCGACCACGTGGAAAACCGCCTCGGGACGCCCGCCCAGTTCGAGGGCATCGGGTTTACCCACGACACCTCCGACATCTCGGCGGGCCCCCACGAGTCGATGTACACCATCCTCACCACGATGCTCGAGAAGCTCGACGCAGAGCTCGACCTTGCCAAGCGCATCAGGGCGGTGGACGAGGACGACGTGGCCGAACGGGTGTTGAACACGCACTTCATCCGCGACCTCATGGGCAACCTGAATGCGTTTTCCCGGCAGAAGATGCGGTGCACCCGGTGCAATGCCAAGTACCGCCGGATGCCCATCGCCGGCAAATGCACCCGTTGCGGCGGCAACGTGATCCAGACAGTGCACGAGGGCTCGGTGAAGAAGTACCTCGAGATGTCCCGGCGCATCTGCGAGGAGTACGCCGTCTCCGAGTACACCAAGCAGCGGGTGGAAGTCCTCTCCATGGCCATCGAGTCCACCTTCGGCACGCCGTCCGAGCAGCAGCTCGGGCTCGGGGACTTTATGTAAGGCCCGGGTCTGAAAGAGCCGGGACTGGAGAAAATCTCCGATTTTCGACCGGATGGAACAAAAGGGTCCGTATTCTTAACCACAAAATCTCAAACTATTTAGATAAGAAATAAAAGTTTTGCAACTGAGGATTTTGCATTTCTCGTGATGAACCGCATTTAATTTCCGGATTATGATCCCGAATTCATTTTCCAACTAGGGATTCCTACTACGAC
This genomic interval from Methanoculleus sp. SDB contains the following:
- a CDS encoding 2-phospho-L-lactate transferase (catalyzes the formation of the L-lactyl phosphodiester of 7,8-didemethyl-8-hydroxy-5-deazariboflavin (F420-0) and GMP from actyl (2) diphospho-(5')guanosine (LPPG) to 7,8-didemethyl-8-hydroxy-5-deazariboflavin (FO)), which codes for MLTFLSGGTGTPKLLRGMRVFLGDAEISVVVNTAEDMWISGGHLSPDIDTVMYLFAGLLNTDTWWGIADDTFITHDFVARLGEEEYIRVGDRDRGVMIVRGEMLRKGLTLTEATRILCNRLGVDATVLPMADTPVTTRVEIPGGTMHFQEYWVKHRGTVDITGVRRVYREPPEAPSAVLTALAASEAVILGPSNPVTSIGPILECEGIREVLADAFVIAVSPFIGDVPVSGPAAALMQAWGCEPSSAGTFGLYEDFTDVFIQDIRDPVDVPGAVRCDTLMTDREKSIGLAEEILRIVEGGG
- a CDS encoding phosphohydrolase; translation: MKIIKDPVHGYVEVSEALLPVLDSPPVQRLRYIRQLGFSHLVYPGANHTRFEHALGTMHLASLLCHKLDLDADDRVLVTTAALLHDIGHGPYSHATEVLMREYTGRTHTDIGPVLCDEALSVQCEALGTDPGEIAAIVQGNHRLAGIIHGELDVDRMDYLLRDAHYTGVPYGTVDAHRLIHSIMLTDSGIVLDESGINAAESLLIARTLMRPAVYFHHVGRIAERMILHAAIEHMSITGIDQTGRLLAMDDAAFIRELCTSPSPVAQEITGRVLHRRLFKRALWAGRDLVNAPALQGRTGIAGERTIAAEIAEKAGVDAGSVLVDIPPFPTTMSVEVQVTNRHDLVDLEQISPLVKTLNDTRRSQWRMGVYAPPDIRDRVAVAAADVLHLKKPTKQDKLSI
- a CDS encoding aromatic acid decarboxylase, which gives rise to MTKRYVVGITGASGIIYARRLLEVLCEKAEVYIIITEMGRRIAEYEGIDLAGFDAVYEENTDMFAEIASGSFRYDGMIILPCSMKTLASITAGVAGNLLTRAADVCLKEKRTCILMPREMPLSRIHLRNMLAADEAGATVMVTSPGFYTRPETIDDLVDMVVARALDHLGVEHHLSTRWSGYP
- a CDS encoding general stress protein → MKKIAVLLTHLFEDSEFLYPTDAFRRIGHLIVPIGVKRDEMVWGKTDHTPVKIERAVAEVSVADFDALLIPGGYSPDKLRVHEEIVGFVRAFVESGKPVFMICHGPQLLITAGVLGGRRVTGYASIVQDIKNAGATFVDAEVVEDGNLISSRDPRDLAAFTKAALARLG
- a CDS encoding thymidylate synthase, whose product is MYNVRSHCIGKAHEEVIRAILKYGVFLMTEDGEKTLELPEPLNIHIGNPFAEYMVSPHNMFGKQAMQQYASDLLSGSESDFVYTYHDRLFDYPRELGEGFSGDGDGNGIDQIDYIIRKIRDEPTTRRALGITWFPVKDGTSAHPPCLQRIQCLARDGKLNMHMEFRSNDMLSALGANMYALAHLQKHIADSLGLLPGWYSHTSVSAHLYYERDREELMRYVNGLSLREWVRDFPSAELLGLR